The following nucleotide sequence is from Leishmania mexicana MHOM/GT/2001/U1103 complete genome, chromosome 24.
CTGTTTATGGACCACAATAAGCCTGCACCCACGTGCGAGCATACGTGCATGCCTGTGCGCGACTCGACGGGCAAACCTGGTTGATaaccccctcctcgcgtgtGAGCTCCTTGTTATGGCTGAACCTCAAATTCTATGCCCCGACCCTCTGTGTTggcttctccccctccccatttGCTTTTTACGGTATTCTCTCTGGCGTCGGCGCTCGCCCGACGGTGCCCTCCGACGCGAGGCACGCTTAAACGGACAAGAGACGTCGAACAACGGCACCGGAGAGGGGCGGCACGCGCGTCCAGTGAACGCTGCATTGGTGCGTGGGTTGGCGCCAACTCACGGACGATGACATCTCGTCTCTCCTGcctcttttgtttgttttgcTGCCCTTTATGATCTGCATCGTCgtcgcacacgtgcaccacAGCTGCACGGGAAGCagctctcccccctcccctccctcacaaCTGGTCGATGTGCAGATCGGTATGATGATGCCAACGGACAGCAAGCGGCgcttggcagcggcagcgatgaccCGCCTCTTTCGTTGCACTTCTTCGTCCGCTGCTGGCACCCTACTTCCCCCCTCGTTTCGGTTTCTCTGACTCCTATCGTTTTACTACCCATATGTATGCGTACCTGCGACTGCGCTGTCTTCTGGCCCATCTGTTGCCCTCCTGTCTTCTTTCCTTCGTGTGCTGGTGACACCCAGGTGAGAGAggccctccttccctccccctgctcGCTGCAGCCTCTCGTCCGCTACCCCACCTGCCACACCACGCCCCTGGCGTGCAaccgcacatacacacgcacaccaacgCATACGACCACATGGAGGGGGCCTCTGACAAACTTTTGCGAGAGCCCTTCCAAGCGAACCTCAAGCGAGGGCGCTCCAGCTCCTACTCCACCGAGAGAGGCAGCTCGACGTCCCCGCATCTTCGGCGGCTTCGGCCTCTGCCAACATCGTCTTCTGAAGGCAAAGGCACTGCGGACAGAGACGGCGAGGAAGACCCGTATGCTCGGCAGCACGCCGAGCCGGAGCTCTTCGAGCTCACTCCTCTTAGCAGAACCGCCAGCACAAACGTGCGTGCGACGCGCTTTGGTGTAGAGGGCCTTCGCATTGGGCGCGACCCCAACTGCTGTGACCTGGTGCTTCCCTCGAACGCGGTGTCGCGGCTTCATTGCGTGCTCTCCGTCCTTGGTGATGACGTTTTCGTGCACGACAATAGCTTCAACGGCACATTCATCAATGGGCGCCGCGTGGGGCGGGGCCGATGCTCGGTGCTGCATCCGCGCGACACACTGTCCTTCCTGAACCccacgctggaggaggcaagCCGGTGTGGGTTTGAGTTTGCTCCGTTGCCGGGCCACTCCTCGTCAGGCTTTACAGTAGTGGAAGGACTGCAGCGGTACGAGCTAGGGCCGGTGCTGGGCCAGGGGAgcttggcggcggtgcggcttGGTATAGACCGGGAGACGGGGGCACCAGTCGCTATCAAACTGATTGAGCGGGggcgcttctcctctgaggaggctgcggccTCACTGCACACGGAGATCGAAATGATGCGCAGCATGGATCACCCACACGTTGTACGGGTGGTGGACGCGTTTGAGGGCAGCGGCTGTGTCGCACTGGTCATGGAGtacgtgcgcggcggcgacctgTTCGACTACATTGTCGGGCGTGGACGCAACCCTTTTACCGAGGCTGAAGCGCGCCATCTCTTTGGCCAGCTCCTCGAGGCGATGCTGTACATTCACGGTCGAAGCATAACCCACTGTGATCTCAAGCCGGAGAACGTGCTCGTTGACGTCGTCGGCAGAGGCTCCGATAGCGAGGTTGACACGACCTCCGCctcggcaacggcgacggcgcagggTCTGGTGTCATCGGCGCTGCAGAccgacggcgatgccgcgctgTCCGTCGTTGACGATCACCAGGCGGAGGCAAAGGCAGTTTCGCCATACGACGTGAGGCTGAAGCTGGCGGACTTTGGCAGTGCCAAGtacgaaggcggcggcgcaggggGCGGCAAGCTAGAGACCACCGGTGCCGCCACTCCAGTCTACGCAGCACCGGAGCTCGCGTGCTTTCCTGCGGACGGGGCTCCACCGCAGGAGATCACTGCGGCGGTGGATGTGTGGTCTCTGGGAGTGCTACTGTACATTCTCTGCTCTGGCACCGTACCAAAGCCCCCTCGCTCTGACGCAGTCGTCGCCTTCAACCGGTCCATGACGCATCTATCCGTGCTCTGTAAGGACCTCATTGCGCGCATGATGACAGTGGACGCAACGCGGCGCCCTTCCCTCGCCGACATATGCCATCACCCCTGGCTTGACGGCGTCACAATCTCCGGC
It contains:
- a CDS encoding putative protein kinase, producing the protein MEGASDKLLREPFQANLKRGRSSSYSTERGSSTSPHLRRLRPLPTSSSEGKGTADRDGEEDPYARQHAEPELFELTPLSRTASTNVRATRFGVEGLRIGRDPNCCDLVLPSNAVSRLHCVLSVLGDDVFVHDNSFNGTFINGRRVGRGRCSVLHPRDTLSFLNPTLEEASRCGFEFAPLPGHSSSGFTVVEGLQRYELGPVLGQGSLAAVRLGIDRETGAPVAIKLIERGRFSSEEAAASLHTEIEMMRSMDHPHVVRVVDAFEGSGCVALVMEYVRGGDLFDYIVGRGRNPFTEAEARHLFGQLLEAMLYIHGRSITHCDLKPENVLVDVVGRGSDSEVDTTSASATATAQGLVSSALQTDGDAALSVVDDHQAEAKAVSPYDVRLKLADFGSAKYEGGGAGGGKLETTGAATPVYAAPELACFPADGAPPQEITAAVDVWSLGVLLYILCSGTVPKPPRSDAVVAFNRSMTHLSVLCKDLIARMMTVDATRRPSLADICHHPWLDGVTISGAPDRGALGSKDLLSVTAKLSPNFPEAAKPL